The sequence below is a genomic window from Cyanobacterium stanieri LEGE 03274.
TTTGTGCCACCAAAGATTTTTGTTGCAAACTAGCACCTTGAGCATCTTCCTTGCTAGAATTAAAAGAGAACATATCCTGAGATTGCAAAAGATACAACACCACATCCACCGCACAAGCAATTTTCACCAAAGGACTATTCCAACCCAACACTAAGTATAAAACTCCCCAAATAGGTTGTCCTAAATAGAATTTATGTAAACCACCAAGGGGGGAAATTGTACCAAGAAAAGCAAGAATGATACTGATAATTTTCTTCTTAGAAAAACTGTCAACAGGATTGGTAGAAGATTGCATAATTAAAGTGTAATACGGAAATCCGTATAAAAAAACTTATCTATCTAATCATATAATTAAAATAAAGAAATCGCAGAACTTTATTCACCGTAGCAGATATAGTATCCTATAGGAGAGCTAAAAACATGAGTTTTTTTGATTCAGAAGTAGTCCAACAAGAAGCTAAACAATTATTTGAAGATTACCAATCTTTGAGTAAATTAGGCTCAGAATTCGGCAAATTTGACAGGGAAGGAAAAAAAATCTTTATCGAAAGAATGGAAGATATGATGGAACGTTATCGTATTTTCATGAAAAGATTTGAACTCTCGGAAGACTTTATGGCAAAAATGACCATCGAACAATTAAAAACCCAACTTAGTCAATTTGGTACAACCCCCGATCAAATGTTTATGCAAATGAATCAAACCCTAGAAAGAATGAAAAAGGAAATATAGTTTTCTATACCGTGATATTAACACTTTTTTGGATCGGTTTTATCTAATCTCATCATTTAAAAAAAAGTAAATTAAAACTATACATAGTAATTTCTATATTAAAAGTTAGTCAATTTAAAAGTTAAAAAATAAAATAACTATTGAGGAGACAAATAATGAATCAATCATTTAATCGCCAATCTAATTATTTTGATGGACAAGATAGAGATAATAACTTGTTAAAATATCTCCAGTCTTTAAGCCCTGAAACTATTGCTAATTTATCACAACCCAAATCATCAGAAGTGTTTCAGGTGATGGAAAAAAATATTGTGGGTTTACTCGGTAATTTACCCGCAGAAGGCTTCGGAGTAATGGTCAGCACTAGCCGAGAAAATTTGGGCAAACTACTGGCTTCAGCGATGATGAGTGGCTATTTGTTACGTAATGCAGAACAGAGAATGGATTTTGAAAAGGCTTTATCTGGTGCGGATGATTCTTTTGACGATGAATAGTTACGCTTAAATTGCTGATTTTAAAGATGATTTTTTATTTAAACGAGGAATGATCAACCTATATGAATCAAGCATAGGGAAAAAAACAGGCCATGACAATTAATATTTTATTTTAAGGTTTTTCTCCTTGATTCCTTGTGTTTAATTTTATTTTATCGATTGTATAAGTTTATGAAGGGTTAAACTATGTTTAAACCCCATTATTTTAGTATTTTTTATTGTGAGAATTAAACAAAATTTTCTTGTCTTTCTAAGTGTTTTATTTCTGTTTATCCCCTTACTGACAGGTTGTCAAAATCCTACGGGGGGAACTTCTGCCGATGGTGTTACCAAGATTACTTTTTGGCATGGTATTAATCCCCCTGAGAATCGGGAAATTTTTAATCAGTTACTGAATCAGTTTAATGAAAATAATCCCGATATAGAAGTAGAAAGTTTATATGTGGGGCAGCCCGATGAGCAGTTACCAAAAATTATTGCTTCGGTGGTGGGTAATCAACCCCCTGATATATTATGGTATGTTCCCCAATTAACAGGAAAGCTAGTGGATTTGGGGGCTATTAAGCCTTTAACCCAATGGTTTGATAGTTTGACCATAAAGAATGAAATTGAACCCGCTATGGTTGCTACCATGAGCTTAGGGGATGAAATTTGGTCTGTACCTTTTGCCACTAATAATACGGCGATGTTTTATCGACCTAGTTTATTTGAGGAAGCGGGAATTGATGAGTTACCTTCTAGTTGGGATGAGTTTGTAGAGGTGGCAGGTCGTCTAACAAAAGATGATAATAGTCAACATGGGATGTTGTTATCATCAGGCAAAGGGGAATTTACGGTTTTTGTCTGGTTGCCTTTTATTTACGGGGCTGATGGTTTTATTGTGGAAAATGATCAACCTAATTTGGTAAATGAGGGGGCGCAAAGGGCGTTAAGTTTAGGGGCTGATTTGGTTAATAGTAATTATGCGGTATTATCTGCTCCTGATCGTGGTTATGAGTTAGACGATTTTATTAGTGGTAGAGTGGCAATGCAAATTACTGGGCCTTGGACTTTGGCTCAGTTGAAACAAAGTGCGATCGATTATGGTGTTTTTCCTCTACCTATTGTTGATAAACCTGCCACGGTGTTGGGGGGAGAAAATTTGTTTGTGTTTAAGACTAATCCTGAGAGGGAGGAGGCTTCTTTACGATTTTTAGAGTATATTTTAGGGGAAGAGTTTCAACGGCAATGGGCTTTACAGACTGGTTATTTACCCATTAATCGCTTAGTGAAAGATAGTGCTGAGTATCAAAGTTTTGTGGCGGAAAATCCTGTTTTAGAAGTGTTTTTGTCACAGATGGACAATGCTTATACTCGTCCTATTATTGCTGATTATCCTACTATTTCTGAAAATTTGGGAAGGGCGATCGAATCTACTTTGTTAGGTCAAAAATCGGCCGCAGATGCCCTCGAGGAATCTCAGAAAAGAATTAATTTATCTATCGGAAATTAACAACTTGGGAGGGACTTTATAATATAAAGTCCCCTTGTTTAGAGTGGAATTATAATGCACCTAGATTCGCTAATCCTAAGATTACTCCCACACCGATAAGATGTCCTAAGCTAGTGGTAGCTAATAATGCAGGAAAACCCATTCCCCCAAAAAGAGCAGGGGAGGGGAGTTGAGGCCCTTCGCTAGGATATTTAATGGTAAATTTACCAATGGCGATCGCAACGATATTGCAAACAATCATGGTAAAAGCAACATTAGGACTCCATTCAATGGTAGTAGGGATTGCAGTGGCAATGATAGAAGTAAATTGAAACATTTAATACTTTTCCTAAAATATTTAAAACGGTTTTCAAAGTCTTCATTTTAAACGCAACGGAAGAAAAACAACCTTTTTTGTTGCAATACTTTGCAATTAAATTAAAATCACGACAATTAATTTAGTTTTCCTCTTTTTTAGCACTATGATTGGCCCATCTTTCCTCCGCATTTTCCATCACAGCTTCTCTTTTCTCCAAAAATTCTCCAGGATAAGTCTCTAAAACCTTCGTAGAAAGAGAAATACGATTCTTTACTGTGTCAATTTCCATTACCACCACCTTAATATCTTCCCCCACCTTAAACACATGATTAATAGAATCAATATGCCCCGCACTAATTTGTTTGACGTGCAACAATCCAGCCACACCACCAAAATCCACAAAAACCCCGTAAGGCTGAAGTTTAACTACCTTGCCTTGTACTACCTGATTTTCTTGTAACTGAGCCATGGCAGAGGATTTAGCAATATTTCTTTGACTTAAAACAATCTTATTTTGTCCCCTATCCAACTGTAAAATATTAGCGGGAATAGTTTGATTTAACAAATCATCTAAACTTTCCTTCTCAATCAAATGAGATTTCGGAATAAAAGCCCGTAAACCATCAATTTGCCCAGTGACACCACCACGATTCACCCCCGTCACCAACATTTGCACTAATTTACCCTTTTCTTCAATTTCTGTTAAATTATCCCAAGCCTGATCGATGTATAATTGACGACGAGATAACTTAACTTGCCCCTCAGAATCCTGCTCTTTAATGATTAGAAATTCAAACTCTCCATCCAAGGGTAAAACCTCACTGACATCATGAAAGGATTGCCACGCAGCTTCACTTAAAGGCACAAAACCAGGAGATTTACCGCCAATATCCACATAAACACCACTAGAGTCGTGCTGAAAGACTTTCCCTTTTACCACTTCTCCTTTATTAAAATGATAATCATATTGCTCCTGCTCTAAGGCTTTAGCGAAATCATCCATAGAGAAGTCATTGGTGTTTTGCCCTTGAGGGGGGTTAGAATTAGCGGTCATAATCAAAAAATTAATTCAGTTATCAAACAAATACCTCTAATTATAAAGGTTTCTGAGTATGATTGAGAGAAAAAAATTCTAAATATCTGCAGAAACATCTAACAACTCATTTTCTAAAACTATTCTATTCCTGCCATGGTTTTTCGCTCGATATAATGCTCTATCAGCCCTTGAGACAATTTGATCTATATTTTGATCGGTATCTTGATATTGAGCAATGCCCACACTAACCGTTATTTTAAATTGTTCATCATCTATGGGTAAAGCTATCTCGGCTATTTTTTCCCGAATTCGATTCGCCACGTGCTTCGCTTCATCAATAAGGGCGTCATAAACTACCACAATAAATTCTTCCCCACCCCAACGGGCGCATAAATCTTCCCCTCGAATAGACTGTTGACATTTTTGGGCCACTAACTTAATGGCAATATCACCGACGGGATGACCATAACTATCATTAATATTTTTAAAATAATCTATGTCAAGGATAATCATGGAGAAAAAGATGTTTTGTCTTTTGGCTCGATTGAATTCTCGATTGGCGAGATTGAGGAAGTGACGACGGTTGGATATTTGGGTTAATTCATCGGTGGTGGCTAATTTTTCTAAATCTACGAGGGCTTTTTTAAGTTGATCCCTTGTAAACTTAAGTTCGATATGGGTTTGTATTCTGGCTAACAATTCTTCATTATTGAAAGGTTTGGTAACGTAATCTACTGCCCCTGAGCGAAAGGCTTCAATAACGTTTTCTTTGGCGTCACTGGCGGTTAAAAAGATGATGGGAATTTCTTGATAGTGCTTTTTTGCTTTTATTAATCGACATAATTCTAAACCGTCAATTTTGGGCATCATCAAGTCTAGCAACATCAAATCTGGCTTAATGTTATTAATTAAATTTAAAAATTCTTCACTATCTCCAAGTACCTTAATTTGATACCCAGCTTTAGTGAGTATTTTTTCTAGCATGATACGATTTATCGAGTTATCATCCACTGCTAGAATTAAAAAATTTTTTGGATTATATTCAGCCATTAATGATAATTAGAGCTAAACTATTATTTTTATTTGAATTACTCTTGTTTGTCAAAATTTAACTATTTGACTTTGTGCGATAGGAGAAAAAGATTAGTTTGTGATCTTTACGCTTTGAGCTAAAAATATAGTTTTCCCCCCTGAACTTTAATAATTTGAGCTTGATTTAATAAATTAGTTTCAAAATAATTTAAGTGTGTTGTTGTTATTATAGTTTGAAAACGATCGCCCAGGGAATCTAATAATTGTCTTTGTCGGTTTAAATCTAATTCCGCCATGACATCGTCTAAAAGCAACAAGGGTGGTTCACCAACTATTTGTTCTATTAATTGTAATTCGGCTAACTTAAGGGCTAAAACCAAAGTTCTTTGCTGTCCTTGAGATCCATAATTTCTAGCTATATCACTATTTATTATAAACTCTATTTCATCTCGATGAGGTCCTACTAGGGTATTTCCTAAGTTAATTTCAGCGGTTTTTTTTTGTTCTATTTCCGCTTTTATAGCGTTTTGTACACTTTCAGGACTATCATTTTCACTATAAATATTGGGGGCATATCTAATAATTAATTTTTCGGTTTTATTACTAATTTGATTATGCCAAAATTTGGCTAAAGGTTCTATTTTATTTAAAACTCTTGCCCTTCTTCTGCTAATTCTTGATCCTGCTTCGGCTAGTTTTTTATCCCACAATTCTAGCTCGATCGCCCTTAAATCTTGTTGTAAATGTTCGGCGGTGTTAATACCCATTTTTTTAATTTGTTTGAGTAGGGCATTTCTTTGTTTTAAAATATGATAATAATTTTTAATTAATTGATAATAAATAGGCTCTAGTTGAATTAATAAATTATCAACCCAATTTCTTCTATATTCTGGAGCTCCCCGAACTAAGTCTATATCGAGACTGGAAAAAAGTACGGTATTTATCAAACCTAAGAAATCAAAATTTCGCTTAACTTTTTCTTGATTTATTTTTAGTTCTTTTTTACCTTTAGTGGGAATAGTAATACTTAAATCATAATCTGCATACTTAGTTTGAACTGTTGCTTTTATTTGCCCAAAAAAACGATCTTTATAAACTAATTCTAGGTCTTTGGTACTGCGATGACTTTTAAGGGTTGAAAGGAGTTCAACGGATTCAAGAATATTAGATTTTCCTTGAGCATTATCCCCCAATAAAATAATTTTGTTATTAGTAAATTTTATTTCTTCTTGAATATAATTTCTAAAATGTTGAAGATTTAACTGCTCTAAAAACATGAAAAATAAAAGATTTTATCTAATAAAAAATAGGGTGCGCCCAAACAATATTTAAGGTCTAATAAAAAAGTAGGTGAATTAAGGCAAACAAAGGAGAAGAATAAAACATCTTCTTAATATCAAGTCCACTTGATCACTTACCAATTAGTAATATCAATCAGTTCAATTTATTGAACGAACCACCGTTAGCCGTGTAATGAATTACACGGTGGGGTTACGAAGATACAATCTATTGATAACGAATTATCCAAACTCGATATAAATACCAATTCTAGGGCGCACCCTAGAAATTTTCTTTAGTGCAAAGATAAATTATGTTAAGCCACTAATTGTTTTTCATCGCCCACAACATCATCAGGAGAACGATAATTATTTAAATATTCTTGTAATTGAGCATTAATATCATTTTTGACGATTTCTCGATACTCCAAAAAATGTTCATTGTGGGCGCACAGAGTTAAATAGTGTTCCCAAACACCGGGGTTATTTTTGATAACACTAAAGAGATGATGCCAAAATTTCCAGCGAGTATCCCTTTTAATACCTTGTCGCCATAATACAATACCCAGGGCTTTTAAATCTACCCAAGTGGGTAATTTTGCTGGGGGATGGGCTTTAGGTGCTCCTAATTTGAGGAAACAACGATAGGTTCGATCTAAGTAGGCATGGGGATCATAAAGTCGCCAAAAAGCATCTACATATTCATTGGCGATGTCTTCTACGGGGCGAGTGGGTACAAAATTCATCAGGGTAGTTTGGTTGATGTTACCATATTTCCCTGTATTCAAACGACCTTCTTTTTCTAAACGGTGCCATAATGCAGTATTGGGGAGAGCTTGTAACATGGCAAAGGTGGTGGTAGGAATTCCTACTTGTTCTGCAAATCTTACGATGCGATCGCCCGCACCCTTTTCCTCGCCATCAAAACCGATAATAAAACCAGCCATGGGGCGTAATCCCGTACGGATAATTTTATCCACCGCCTCAGCTAGAGAACTACGGGTATTTTGAAACTTCTTGGTCATGGCCAAACTTTCCTCGTCAGGGGTTTCAATGCCCAAAAATACCGCATCAAAATAACAATCTACCATCAATTCCATCAACTCAGGATCATCGGCTAAATCCACGGAAGCCTCGGTATTAAAACGGAAAGGATATTGATGCTCCTGTTGCCATTCCTTGAGGGCTTTTAATAACAATTTCACATTACGCTTATTACCGATAAAATTATCATCCACCATAAACACACTACGACGCCAACCCAACTCATAGAGATAATCTAACTCTTGTAACAACTGTTCAGGGGTTTTTGTCCGTGGTTTACGACCATATAAAACAATAATGTCACAAAATTCGCATTGGAAAGGGCAACCCCTCGAAAATTGTACCGACATGGAATCATAGGCATCTAATTCCAATAAATCAAAACGGGGAATAGGAGTAACGGTAACATCGGGTTTTTCTGTGGTGCGGAAAACACCTGCAGTGTCTCCCCTCTCGATGGCCTCGACAAACATGGGCAAAGTGATTTCCCCTTCATCCAAAACAAAAAAGTCTGCCCCTGCTTCTTCTAATTCATGGGGTACAGAGGTAGGATAAGGGCCACCCACAGCTACTAATTTATTTCTTTTTTTCGCTTCCTTAATTTGCTCGATTAGGTCATCTTTTTGGACGATCATGGCTGACATAATCACCACATCAGCCCATGCCCATTCTTCTTCCGTAACCGCTCTAATATTGCGATCTACCAGCTTAAATTCCCATTCTTGGGGTAAGATACCCGCTACGGTAATTAAGCCCAAAGGAGGCAATAATACCTTACGGTTAACTAATTCGAGGATTTTTTCATAGGACCAAAAGGTTGGCGGAAAAATGGGATAAATTAAAAGAGCTTTCATTATGGGGTTAGATATTATTAAAATGTTTGTTATTGATCTCAAATCTAACCCATATTCCCCGAATTAGGTATTGAGATTATTCTACATTTACCCCTAAAGCCTTTTCAAAGGTATGACGATCAAGGGTTTCATTTTCAATTAATAAATCAACTAAAGAATCAATGACGGGTCGATATTCGTTAATAATGGTCTTGGCGTTTTCGTGACACTGATTAATAATGGCTCTAATTTGTAAATCAATTTTTTGGGCTATGTCCTGAGAATATTCCGTACGACTCATGGAATCATTGCCTAGGAAAACGGGTTGTTCGTCTCCTTCAAGGGCGATCGGGCCTAAATCTGACATACCGAATTTAGTGACAATTTGACGGGCTAAACTGGTGACACGCTCAATATCATTACTCGCTCCCGTGGTTACTTCATCTTCTCCAAAAATCATTTCTTCGGCGGCTCTACCCCCTAATAATCCTGTAATACGGGCAAATAATTGATTTCGGGATATTAAGCCCTGTTCTTCATCGGGGGTAAACCAAGTTAAGCCTCTGGCTTGTCCACGGGGAATGAGGGTAATTTTTTCTACGGGATCATGACCTGGGGTAAGGGTGGCAACCACGGCATGACCTACTTCATGGTAGGCGATGAGTCGTTTACTTTTACTATCTACTAGGGGAGTGCCTTCCATCCCTGCAATTACCCTGTCTATGGCTTGATCAATTTCTGCCATGGTGATGGCGTCTTTACGTTTACGGGCGGTTAGGATGGCTGCTTCGTTGAGTAGATTGGCAAGATCTGCACCAGAAAATCCGGGGGTGCGCTGGGCGATCGCCTTTAAATCCACTTGAGTATCAATTTTTTTATTAGCCCCATGGACATCTAAAATACCCAAACGTCCTTCTAAATCGGGATAATCAACAATTACCTGACGATCAAAACGCCCTGGGCGTAACAAAGCACTATCAAGGACATCGGGGCGGTTGGTGGCCGCAATTACAATAATTCCTGAATTGCCCTCAAAACCGTCCATTTCCGTCAACAATTGATTAAGGGTTTGTTCCCGCTCATCGTTACCCCCACCAATGCCACTGCCTCGCTGTCTGCCCACCGCATCAATTTCATCGATAAACACTAAACAAGGTGCATTTTCCTTGGCTTTACGGAATAAATCTCTAACCCTCGAAGCTCCAACCCCTACAAACATTTCCACAAATTCTGAGCCTGAAATACTAAAAAAAGGTACTTCGGCTTCCCCTGCGATCGCCTTTGCCAACAAGGTTTTACCTGTACCGGGGGGGCCTACTAATAATAAACCCCGAGGAATTCTTGCCCCAATCGCTGTAAATTTATCGGGGGTTTTCAGGAAGGTTACTACTTCTTGTAATTCTTCCTTGGCTTCTTCTACCCCAGCCACGTCCCTAAATTCCACTCCTGTTTGGGATTCCATTTGAAATTTTGCCTTAGATTTTCCAAAGTTCATTGCCCCTGCGGCCGAATTAGCTGATTTACGAATTAAGATGAATAAACCAATGATCAAAAATAACAACAATGCTAACTGTACACTGCTAATCACCGCCGAAGCCGAAGCCCCTGAAGACTGGACAGAAAAATCTATTTCTTTATCTCGGATAAGACTAATTAATTCTCGATTATCGTTGAATAAATAAACAATTTCAGGGTTATTTTCTTCTCCTCCCACTAAAAATACTCTTGCTACATTGGTTTCTGGATCTATTTGAATTCTTTCTACTTCCCCCGTATCAATTTTGCTCAATAATTGACTATAGCTAAATTGTTGGTTTTCTTCTCTGTTTTGAGCAACGGCAACCCCAGTGCCTGTGATCAGGGTTTGTCCCCACAAAAGACTACTAATGATTAGGGTAAGGATTTGATTTCTTTTACGGGAGTTATTATTTAGCATTTCGATTTCTTTGACTAAGGCTTAATTCGTTTATTAGATCGTTATTTCTATTATAGGCAAGGGTTGGTTTTATATTGCCAAGGGGTTAGGGAGATAGGGTTTATTTTGATTGGGGATTTTCAGGGTTAATCGCTTAATGATTTGAGGGCGGTAAGGGCAGCCCAACGGCTATCAGCGATGGTTGCTGAGTCATCTATGGTGGGTGGTTCACAGTCTTCATTATGGCACAATTGCCTTAGGGGTAAGGCTAGGGATAGTTGTTCATAAACCCACTCTTGTACTTCAAAATAACCGTCGGGGGGTAAACTTTCGCATAAGTCGTCCCCTGAGATTTCTCTTTCTAGGGGTAAATTATTGGGATCTTCAAATTGATCGCTGAGCCAGATAATTTCTGATGTATCGACTTCTAAACGATGATTAAAGGTTTTTAAGCAGCGATCGCACTTTAGAGTCAAAATAGTATCAGCGGTTAATTCTATTTCTAAAAATCCCCCTCGATGATAGACTGCTAAACTACCTTTGATGGGAGTTAGGGTTTTAAAACCTTTTATATTTTCTTTAAAGGTAAATTTATCCATTTGCTGAGGCATTTTTAGCAATTGGGGAATGTATATTCTTTCCATCCTTTTAACCGTCATTGATTCATCAATCATTAATTTA
It includes:
- a CDS encoding NINE protein, with product MQSSTNPVDSFSKKKIISIILAFLGTISPLGGLHKFYLGQPIWGVLYLVLGWNSPLVKIACAVDVVLYLLQSQDMFSFNSSKEDAQGASLQQKSLVAQNTVDVVSAIRELESLRQEGLISEFEFEQKRRGLLE
- a CDS encoding DUF1825 family protein; protein product: MSFFDSEVVQQEAKQLFEDYQSLSKLGSEFGKFDREGKKIFIERMEDMMERYRIFMKRFELSEDFMAKMTIEQLKTQLSQFGTTPDQMFMQMNQTLERMKKEI
- a CDS encoding DUF760 domain-containing protein; translation: MNQSFNRQSNYFDGQDRDNNLLKYLQSLSPETIANLSQPKSSEVFQVMEKNIVGLLGNLPAEGFGVMVSTSRENLGKLLASAMMSGYLLRNAEQRMDFEKALSGADDSFDDE
- a CDS encoding extracellular solute-binding protein, encoding MRIKQNFLVFLSVLFLFIPLLTGCQNPTGGTSADGVTKITFWHGINPPENREIFNQLLNQFNENNPDIEVESLYVGQPDEQLPKIIASVVGNQPPDILWYVPQLTGKLVDLGAIKPLTQWFDSLTIKNEIEPAMVATMSLGDEIWSVPFATNNTAMFYRPSLFEEAGIDELPSSWDEFVEVAGRLTKDDNSQHGMLLSSGKGEFTVFVWLPFIYGADGFIVENDQPNLVNEGAQRALSLGADLVNSNYAVLSAPDRGYELDDFISGRVAMQITGPWTLAQLKQSAIDYGVFPLPIVDKPATVLGGENLFVFKTNPEREEASLRFLEYILGEEFQRQWALQTGYLPINRLVKDSAEYQSFVAENPVLEVFLSQMDNAYTRPIIADYPTISENLGRAIESTLLGQKSAADALEESQKRINLSIGN
- the psaK gene encoding photosystem I reaction center subunit PsaK, giving the protein MFQFTSIIATAIPTTIEWSPNVAFTMIVCNIVAIAIGKFTIKYPSEGPQLPSPALFGGMGFPALLATTSLGHLIGVGVILGLANLGAL
- a CDS encoding S1 RNA-binding domain-containing protein; translation: MTANSNPPQGQNTNDFSMDDFAKALEQEQYDYHFNKGEVVKGKVFQHDSSGVYVDIGGKSPGFVPLSEAAWQSFHDVSEVLPLDGEFEFLIIKEQDSEGQVKLSRRQLYIDQAWDNLTEIEEKGKLVQMLVTGVNRGGVTGQIDGLRAFIPKSHLIEKESLDDLLNQTIPANILQLDRGQNKIVLSQRNIAKSSAMAQLQENQVVQGKVVKLQPYGVFVDFGGVAGLLHVKQISAGHIDSINHVFKVGEDIKVVVMEIDTVKNRISLSTKVLETYPGEFLEKREAVMENAEERWANHSAKKEEN
- a CDS encoding diguanylate cyclase, which produces MAEYNPKNFLILAVDDNSINRIMLEKILTKAGYQIKVLGDSEEFLNLINNIKPDLMLLDLMMPKIDGLELCRLIKAKKHYQEIPIIFLTASDAKENVIEAFRSGAVDYVTKPFNNEELLARIQTHIELKFTRDQLKKALVDLEKLATTDELTQISNRRHFLNLANREFNRAKRQNIFFSMIILDIDYFKNINDSYGHPVGDIAIKLVAQKCQQSIRGEDLCARWGGEEFIVVVYDALIDEAKHVANRIREKIAEIALPIDDEQFKITVSVGIAQYQDTDQNIDQIVSRADRALYRAKNHGRNRIVLENELLDVSADI
- the recF gene encoding DNA replication/repair protein RecF (All proteins in this family for which functions are known are DNA-binding proteins that assist the filamentation of RecA onto DNA for the initiation of recombination or recombinational repair.); its protein translation is MFLEQLNLQHFRNYIQEEIKFTNNKIILLGDNAQGKSNILESVELLSTLKSHRSTKDLELVYKDRFFGQIKATVQTKYADYDLSITIPTKGKKELKINQEKVKRNFDFLGLINTVLFSSLDIDLVRGAPEYRRNWVDNLLIQLEPIYYQLIKNYYHILKQRNALLKQIKKMGINTAEHLQQDLRAIELELWDKKLAEAGSRISRRRARVLNKIEPLAKFWHNQISNKTEKLIIRYAPNIYSENDSPESVQNAIKAEIEQKKTAEINLGNTLVGPHRDEIEFIINSDIARNYGSQGQQRTLVLALKLAELQLIEQIVGEPPLLLLDDVMAELDLNRQRQLLDSLGDRFQTIITTTHLNYFETNLLNQAQIIKVQGGKLYF
- a CDS encoding B12-binding domain-containing radical SAM protein → MKALLIYPIFPPTFWSYEKILELVNRKVLLPPLGLITVAGILPQEWEFKLVDRNIRAVTEEEWAWADVVIMSAMIVQKDDLIEQIKEAKKRNKLVAVGGPYPTSVPHELEEAGADFFVLDEGEITLPMFVEAIERGDTAGVFRTTEKPDVTVTPIPRFDLLELDAYDSMSVQFSRGCPFQCEFCDIIVLYGRKPRTKTPEQLLQELDYLYELGWRRSVFMVDDNFIGNKRNVKLLLKALKEWQQEHQYPFRFNTEASVDLADDPELMELMVDCYFDAVFLGIETPDEESLAMTKKFQNTRSSLAEAVDKIIRTGLRPMAGFIIGFDGEEKGAGDRIVRFAEQVGIPTTTFAMLQALPNTALWHRLEKEGRLNTGKYGNINQTTLMNFVPTRPVEDIANEYVDAFWRLYDPHAYLDRTYRCFLKLGAPKAHPPAKLPTWVDLKALGIVLWRQGIKRDTRWKFWHHLFSVIKNNPGVWEHYLTLCAHNEHFLEYREIVKNDINAQLQEYLNNYRSPDDVVGDEKQLVA
- the ftsH gene encoding ATP-dependent zinc metalloprotease FtsH yields the protein MLNNNSRKRNQILTLIISSLLWGQTLITGTGVAVAQNREENQQFSYSQLLSKIDTGEVERIQIDPETNVARVFLVGGEENNPEIVYLFNDNRELISLIRDKEIDFSVQSSGASASAVISSVQLALLLFLIIGLFILIRKSANSAAGAMNFGKSKAKFQMESQTGVEFRDVAGVEEAKEELQEVVTFLKTPDKFTAIGARIPRGLLLVGPPGTGKTLLAKAIAGEAEVPFFSISGSEFVEMFVGVGASRVRDLFRKAKENAPCLVFIDEIDAVGRQRGSGIGGGNDEREQTLNQLLTEMDGFEGNSGIIVIAATNRPDVLDSALLRPGRFDRQVIVDYPDLEGRLGILDVHGANKKIDTQVDLKAIAQRTPGFSGADLANLLNEAAILTARKRKDAITMAEIDQAIDRVIAGMEGTPLVDSKSKRLIAYHEVGHAVVATLTPGHDPVEKITLIPRGQARGLTWFTPDEEQGLISRNQLFARITGLLGGRAAEEMIFGEDEVTTGASNDIERVTSLARQIVTKFGMSDLGPIALEGDEQPVFLGNDSMSRTEYSQDIAQKIDLQIRAIINQCHENAKTIINEYRPVIDSLVDLLIENETLDRHTFEKALGVNVE
- a CDS encoding YceD family protein yields the protein MERIYIPQLLKMPQQMDKFTFKENIKGFKTLTPIKGSLAVYHRGGFLEIELTADTILTLKCDRCLKTFNHRLEVDTSEIIWLSDQFEDPNNLPLEREISGDDLCESLPPDGYFEVQEWVYEQLSLALPLRQLCHNEDCEPPTIDDSATIADSRWAALTALKSLSD